The following proteins are co-located in the Palaemon carinicauda isolate YSFRI2023 chromosome 3, ASM3689809v2, whole genome shotgun sequence genome:
- the LOC137637874 gene encoding uncharacterized protein: MKYFLVLTLAALAAAQFRPNFRRGPPRPSSGGRSGGRGGADGANGGSEYHYSWLHDGGRKYVHGGAVGYCNSLGGGWGPVAIESGGESSFINGVISSNNLEYIWTGGVKQGSGWRWLNGGSFSGLNWSRTGGRQSPQPDNREGNEACLAILNNFYRDGITWHDVACHHTKPIICERRA, from the exons ATGAAATACTTCCTCGTCCTAACACTGGCAGCTCTCGCAGCCGCCCAGTTCCGCCCAAACTTCAGGAGGGGCCCACCTCGTCCAAGCAGCGGAGGCCGTAGCGGTGGAAGAGGAGGT GCCGACGGAGCCAACGGTGGAAGCGAATACCACTACTCTTGGCTCCACGACGGAGGCCGCAAATACGTCCACGGAGGAGCCGTCGGTTACTGCAACAGCCTCGGAGGTGGATGGGGCCCTGTGGCCATTGAAAGCGGCGGAGAGAGCAGCTTCATCAATGGAGTTATCTCATCCA ATAACCTAGAATACATCTGGACCGGAGGCGTCAAGCAGGGATCAGGATGGAGATGGCTTAACGGAGGATCCTTCAGCGGATTGAACTGGTCCCGCACTGGAGG AAGACAATCCCCACAGCCCGACAACCGTGAAGGCAACGAAGCCTGCCTGGCCATCCTCAACAACTTCTACCGCGACGGTATTACATGGCACGATGTTGCTTGCCACCACACCAAGCCCATCATCTGCGAACGCAGAGCATAA